The Scomber japonicus isolate fScoJap1 chromosome 9, fScoJap1.pri, whole genome shotgun sequence genome includes a region encoding these proteins:
- the LOC128364162 gene encoding LOW QUALITY PROTEIN: multicilin (The sequence of the model RefSeq protein was modified relative to this genomic sequence to represent the inferred CDS: substituted 1 base at 1 genomic stop codon), translating to MKMQRGRKMFGTICPKQMGQQAMRAAAAKKVKCCSEKXDVKRFLYLQDKVLVPRSSSPVTVYVELPCIIEQAFSTIAWDDLEDCESVVRRESDSLGSQVNESDADDHDFGDYALDFMADSPATLESSLSPAELVPFQGCIIPPLTPQRDFSPEDSLVNSFTEIGNPHAQDGALWRGIAHCQGRVLGHSMEVNNQLHETLHRKQEEINSLQERNLHLKQLACRAKHLASVLEKLMTVKDPNIGEAMMPCGDNTSLSPCKRQRLDNECEIEPDSVEDMLRDISTRCNAVLHSTATGTRQSQDSETIRMYGSFSGLQTSVCKDSNVRTDGAEDGESVSSFRTSIREHCTIRTQVFPHGHAFTSRTQQGGYRFRWVPNHS from the exons gcagccaaaaAGGT AAAATGTTGCTCTGAAAAATGAGATGTTAAAAGATTTCTATACCTGCAGGATAAAGTGCTGGTGCCCAGAAGCAGCAGTCCAGTCACTGTGTACGTCGAGCTGCCCTGCATCATTGAACAAG CTTTTTCAACAATTGCATGGGATGATTTGGAAGACTGCGAGTCTGTGGTGAGAAGGGAGAGCGACTCCCTCGGCTCTCAG GTGAATGAATCTGATGCTGATGACCACGATTTTGGAGATTATGCGCTGGATTTCATGGCAG ATTCTCCTGCCACACTGGAGAGCAGTCTGTCTCCAGCTGAACTGGTACCTTTTCAGGGATGCATCATACCTCCCCTCACTCCCCAGAGGGACTTCTCTCCAGAGGACAGTCTAGTTAATTCTTTCACAGAGATAGGCAACCCACATGCCCAGGATGGAGCTCTCTGGAGGGGCATCGCCCACTGTCAAGGCAGGGTTTTGGGGCATTCTATGGAGGTCAATAATCAG CTCCATGAGACTCTAcacagaaaacaggaagagatcAACTCCCTTCAGGAGAGAAACCTTCACCTCAAGCAGCTGGCCTGCCGAGCAAAGCATCTGGCCTCAGTTCTGGAA aAACTGATGACTGTCAAAGACCCAAATATAGGTGAAGCAATGATGCCCTGTGGTGATAACACTTCACTGAGTCCCTGTAAGCGGCAGCGACTGGACAATGAATGTGAAATAGAGCCTGACTCAGTGGAAGACATGCTGAGGGACATCAGCACACGCTGCAATGCTGTCCTGCACAGTACTGCCACTGGGACAAGACAGTCGCAGGATTCAGAGACTATACGCATGTACGGTTCATTCTCAGGCCTACAGACTTCTGTATGCAAAGACAGCAACGTGAGGACTGATGGagcagaggatggagagagtgTCTCATCTTTCCGAACGTCTATTAGAGAACACTGCACTATAAGGACCCAGGTGTTTCCTCACGGTCATGCCTTTACGTCCAGAACTCAGCAAGGAGGATACCGCTTTCGCTGGGTTCCCAACCACAGctga